TAATTGCATGCTTGGCGACGAGGCAGGACAGGCGGGGGAGAAGACAGTTGAGATTAAAAGCAAGCTCGAGCGCTCGTATATAGCCGGCGGCACTGGCAGGCCGGGCATTCCCGAGGAGCTCCGGATCGGCGTGGGCTCCGTCATCGGCGACCAGTACGTGGTGAGACGTATACTGGGCGGCGAGGGGAAGAGCGGCATGGGCGTCGTGTACGCGTGCTACGACCGCCGCGCGAAGCAGACCTACGCGCTGAAGACCTTCCAGGATAGGTACCTGTACTCCGACCGCATCAAGACGAATTTTCTGCACGAGGCGCTGGCCTGGGTGCTCATGGACGCCCACCCGAACATCGTGCAGGCCGTCAGCGTGGAGGCGCTGGATAACCGTCTGTTCATCGTTTTGGAGTATGTCGAGCCCGATGACATGGGCAGGAACACCCTTGCCCAGTTCCTGCACAGCCCGATATCGCCCGGCCAGGCCCTCCGGTGGGCCATGCAGTTCTGCGACGGCATGGCATACGCGGCTTCGCAGGGCGTCACACCGCACCGGGACATCAAGCCCGATAATCTCATGATATCGAGGGACGGCACCCTCAAGATCACGGACTTCGGGCTGGCCAGGTTCTGGGAGGGGACCCTGCGCTCCTACGATGCGGATGGCTATCCCGGGAGCTCCATGGCGGGCACGGCGCCCTGGATGGCGCCCGAGCAGTTCAGCGGCGCCAGCGATCTCCGCAGCGACATCTACAGCTTTGGCGTCATCCTCTACCAGATGGCTGCCGGCGGCCGGGCGCCGTTCGCCGCGGACAGCCTCGAAGAGTACAGGCGGATGCACTGCGAAGAGCCGGTGCCCAGGCTCTATAACCGGCTATTCCCCATCATACAGAAATGCCTGAAAAAAGTGCCCGGAGAAAGGTATAGCGACTTCCAGTCGCTCCGGTCGGACCTCGAGCACGTCTACCGCTCCCATTCCAGGATGGAGCCTCCGGCCGTCGCCTGTCGCATCGAGCCGGACGCCTGGGAATATAACAACCGGGGGCTTGCCCTCTATAACGTGGGGCTGTTCGACGAGGCCATATGGGTCTACCGTAAGGCGCTCAAGTCCGAGCCCATGTTCGCCGACCGGCACAGGGCAGGCCTGGCCATGGTCCATAACAATCTTGGCGTGGCATACGACGCCCGGGGAGAGGAGGACATGGCCATCAGCGAGTACCGGGAAGCCATGCGGCTCGACCCGGGCCAGGCGGACGCCCATAATAACCTGGGCACGGCCCTCGGGGCGAAAGGCCTGATCGAGGAGGCTGTGAGGGAATACGGTGAGGCGCTGGCCATCCGGCCGGAGCACGCCATGGCCCGCCACAACCTGGGATTATCGTACGCCCGGTGCGGCCAGTATGCTAGAGCCATTATAGAATATACAGAAGCGCTGCGCATCAAGCCGGCCTTCGTGGAGGCGAGGATTAACCTGGGCCTGGCCCTGGCCATGGAGGGAGAGCTGGACCTGGCCATCGAGGAATACATTAAAGCGGCTTTGTTTAGCCCGGAAGACCCCATCCTGCATTACAATATGGCCAGCGCCCTGCGTGCTAAGGGCCTGCCCCTGGAGGCAGTGGCCGAATATCGCCTCTCCATCGGCGCCGATCCCATGAATCCCCTGGCCCACTACCAGCTCGGGTTGTCCCTCGACGATATGGGCGACCTCCAGGGCGCCATCGGCGAGTATATGTCGGCTCTGCGCCTGGATCCGGGCCATCCGCGTGCGGCGGAAAAGCTCAGGAGCGCTCTCGGAAGGTCGGGCGCGTCCCAGGAGGCCGTAGAAGCCTGCTTGCGGGTGCTCGGCAATAAAAAGAAACGGTGATACAATGGACACGCTTAAGCTGACTGCGGGAGCGTCGAAGGCCTGGGACATCGCGGCCGAGGAAGCCGCCAGGTCGAAGGGCAGCGTCATAGAGAAGGAGCACCTCTTTATCGGCCTCATGAGCCTGGACAAGGCCATGGACACGGCGGACTCCGAGCCGATCAGGGCTGAGCGGGACGCCATCCAGAACGTGCTCGATGGCGCCTGCGACCGGCCCTCGCCCGCTGCGAGCATCCGGCGCAGCGTCCGGATGGCCGTGGGGAGCGGCGACAGGCCCGGGGAATCCCGGGTACTCCACCGGAGCGATGAGTGCAAGGCGCTGTTCCGGAGGGCGGGCGGGCTTTCATACGTGAAGGGCGAGGTCTCGTGCCTCCACCTCCTGGCGGCAGTCCTCGAGAGCCCCGGCCCCGCCGTTGAGGCGGCGCTATCCGGCGCCGGCATCGCCCCGTCGGACCTGATGGAGCCCGTGTACGCCTGGATCGCCATACTCGAGGGCGGAGACAAGTCTTACCAGCGCTCCATGGAGCGGAAAGAGATCTCCAGTGCCGTGAACGATTGGCTGGGCCCGAAGCGTGATGGGTACCTTTTAAAGTATGGCCGGGACCTGACCGGGGACGCATTAAAAAATAAACTCGGGCC
This genomic window from Methanocella sp. contains:
- a CDS encoding tetratricopeptide repeat protein yields the protein MGNCMLGDEAGQAGEKTVEIKSKLERSYIAGGTGRPGIPEELRIGVGSVIGDQYVVRRILGGEGKSGMGVVYACYDRRAKQTYALKTFQDRYLYSDRIKTNFLHEALAWVLMDAHPNIVQAVSVEALDNRLFIVLEYVEPDDMGRNTLAQFLHSPISPGQALRWAMQFCDGMAYAASQGVTPHRDIKPDNLMISRDGTLKITDFGLARFWEGTLRSYDADGYPGSSMAGTAPWMAPEQFSGASDLRSDIYSFGVILYQMAAGGRAPFAADSLEEYRRMHCEEPVPRLYNRLFPIIQKCLKKVPGERYSDFQSLRSDLEHVYRSHSRMEPPAVACRIEPDAWEYNNRGLALYNVGLFDEAIWVYRKALKSEPMFADRHRAGLAMVHNNLGVAYDARGEEDMAISEYREAMRLDPGQADAHNNLGTALGAKGLIEEAVREYGEALAIRPEHAMARHNLGLSYARCGQYARAIIEYTEALRIKPAFVEARINLGLALAMEGELDLAIEEYIKAALFSPEDPILHYNMASALRAKGLPLEAVAEYRLSIGADPMNPLAHYQLGLSLDDMGDLQGAIGEYMSALRLDPGHPRAAEKLRSALGRSGASQEAVEACLRVLGNKKKR